The following coding sequences lie in one Erwinia amylovora genomic window:
- a CDS encoding hemagglutinin, translated as MAAGDVLMHVGQGIGSSGHLLAGSDETSLLMRAADLTLTSEGQPRASGSPLSDKNINLNGWRVDISQSQLAAGRTTLSKGSGGVVLRQTTVDSGMRVINTAGSIDARQAQVRAGQWDVTGNNLFSQKAVWPQTGDAESRFVASLAG; from the coding sequence GTGGCGGCCGGTGACGTGCTGATGCATGTCGGACAGGGTATTGGCAGCAGCGGGCATCTGTTGGCCGGCAGTGATGAAACCAGCCTGCTGATGCGCGCCGCAGATTTAACCTTGACCAGTGAGGGGCAGCCCCGCGCCAGCGGCAGCCCGTTGAGTGACAAGAATATAAACCTGAACGGCTGGCGGGTTGATATCAGCCAGAGTCAGCTTGCGGCCGGTCGTACCACGCTTAGTAAAGGATCTGGCGGCGTGGTGCTCCGTCAGACAACGGTTGACAGCGGGATGCGGGTCATCAATACGGCAGGCAGTATCGACGCGCGACAGGCACAAGTCAGAGCTGGCCAGTGGGATGTTACCGGCAACAATCTGTTCAGCCAGAAGGCCGTCTGGCCTCAGACCGGAGACGCAGAGAGCCGCTTCGTTGCATCACTCGCCGGATAA
- a CDS encoding ShlB/FhaC/HecB family hemolysin secretion/activation protein: protein MPVLNGMLLVSFPFTLAEPVPGSHALQGEIPDAQQQQRQQTRERILQQQNTAQSEVRLAPSEVVLPDYPGNEPSCFIVNTLRLIGVPDARFRWALNAADVAQDHCLGGPVILLLINQVQNVILAEGYAITRVMARKQSLTKGVLTQTIQPDRIGDIRFDRLWNAIPTSSGEMLNLRATEQGTENVKRLPGATADIKIVRGQRDATSDLRVSWQQGNPARLSLGLDDSGSKSTGRYLGSATLALDAPFAHNDLFYANLGEDLPGRGPCGNRFHTLYYFFPVGYWGFSANYNHYNWYQNIAGTNQMLTYRGKSGNVQLTLSRLLYRNQLHKTTLIMRAWRRHSSIAVNDIDIEQRRRRTAGWELGFSQRSYIGAATLDVNLNWRRGTAASGALRSPEENTHSGSARTGIALGDISLNQPLAFGEQTWRFVTSVRGQWSRQALTSPDRMAIAGRYTVRGFDGERMLSGERAVIWRNELAWNVLSRGHELYAAADYGRVADPGPHSLARHQLVGSALGVRGALWQRLSYDLFAGVPLVKPRSFHTSGATAGFSLNLEI, encoded by the coding sequence ATGCCCGTCCTGAACGGCATGTTGTTGGTTTCATTTCCGTTTACCCTGGCTGAGCCTGTACCCGGTAGTCATGCCCTGCAAGGCGAAATCCCTGATGCGCAGCAACAGCAGCGGCAACAGACGCGCGAGCGCATATTGCAACAGCAAAATACGGCGCAAAGTGAAGTGCGTCTGGCGCCGTCTGAAGTCGTCTTACCTGATTACCCTGGCAATGAACCCTCTTGTTTTATCGTTAATACTCTGCGGCTGATAGGGGTTCCTGACGCACGTTTTCGGTGGGCGCTGAATGCGGCAGATGTGGCACAAGATCATTGCCTGGGTGGGCCGGTTATCTTGTTGCTTATCAATCAGGTACAGAACGTCATTCTGGCCGAAGGCTATGCCATCACTCGGGTAATGGCCCGGAAACAGAGTCTGACGAAAGGGGTGCTGACGCAGACTATTCAGCCCGATCGCATTGGCGACATCCGTTTCGATCGGTTGTGGAATGCTATTCCGACATCGTCGGGCGAGATGCTCAACCTGAGGGCGACAGAACAAGGTACGGAGAACGTCAAACGCCTACCCGGCGCCACTGCCGACATCAAAATTGTGCGCGGCCAGCGGGACGCGACCAGCGATCTGCGCGTGAGCTGGCAACAGGGCAACCCGGCCCGACTTAGTCTGGGGCTGGACGACAGCGGATCGAAAAGCACTGGCCGCTACCTCGGCTCCGCCACGCTGGCGCTTGATGCCCCCTTTGCTCACAACGACCTGTTCTATGCCAACCTGGGTGAAGATCTGCCCGGACGCGGCCCGTGCGGTAACCGTTTTCATACCCTGTATTACTTCTTCCCCGTTGGCTACTGGGGCTTTTCCGCCAACTACAACCACTACAACTGGTACCAGAATATCGCCGGCACGAACCAGATGCTGACCTACCGGGGCAAGAGCGGCAATGTGCAGCTGACTTTATCCCGCTTGCTGTATCGCAATCAGTTGCACAAGACCACGCTCATTATGCGCGCCTGGCGGCGTCACTCCAGCATTGCGGTCAACGATATTGACATTGAGCAGCGGCGGCGGCGCACCGCCGGCTGGGAGCTGGGCTTTAGCCAGCGCAGCTATATCGGGGCTGCCACCCTGGATGTTAACCTCAACTGGCGGCGGGGCACTGCCGCATCAGGAGCGCTCAGATCGCCTGAAGAGAATACGCATAGCGGCAGCGCTCGTACCGGTATTGCGTTGGGTGATATCAGCCTGAATCAGCCTTTGGCCTTCGGCGAGCAGACATGGCGTTTTGTCACCAGCGTGCGCGGGCAGTGGAGCCGTCAAGCATTGACGTCGCCGGATCGAATGGCCATCGCCGGGCGTTACACGGTGCGCGGATTTGACGGTGAACGCATGTTATCCGGAGAAAGGGCGGTTATCTGGCGCAATGAGCTGGCGTGGAATGTGCTGTCTCGCGGGCATGAGCTTTACGCTGCCGCTGATTACGGGCGCGTTGCCGACCCCGGCCCCCATTCTCTGGCCCGGCATCAGTTGGTGGGCAGTGCACTGGGGGTGCGCGGCGCGCTGTGGCAACGCCTGAGCTATGACCTGTTTGCTGGCGTGCCGCTGGTCAAACCACGGTCATTTCATACCTCCGGTGCCACCGCTGGCTTCAGCCTTAATCTGGAAATCTGA
- a CDS encoding single-stranded DNA-binding protein, translating to MASRGVNKVILVGNLGQDPEVRYMPNGGAVANITLATSESWRDKQTGETKEKTEWHRVVLFGKLAEVAGEYLRKGSQVYIEGALQTRKWTDQAGVEKYTTEVVVNVGGTMQMLGGRAQGGGAPAGGQGGGNNNNGWGQPQQPQGGNQFSGGAQQSRPQPQQPQQNSTPANNEPPIDFDDDIPF from the coding sequence ATGGCCAGCAGAGGCGTAAACAAAGTAATTTTAGTCGGAAATCTGGGGCAGGATCCGGAAGTCCGCTACATGCCAAATGGCGGCGCCGTTGCCAACATCACTCTGGCCACCTCCGAAAGCTGGCGTGACAAGCAGACTGGCGAAACCAAAGAAAAAACCGAATGGCACCGCGTGGTACTGTTTGGCAAGCTGGCCGAAGTGGCCGGTGAGTATCTGCGCAAAGGCTCTCAGGTATATATTGAGGGCGCTCTGCAAACGCGTAAATGGACCGATCAGGCTGGCGTTGAGAAATACACCACCGAAGTGGTGGTCAACGTTGGCGGCACCATGCAGATGCTGGGCGGTCGTGCACAGGGCGGCGGTGCACCAGCCGGTGGCCAGGGTGGTGGGAACAATAACAATGGTTGGGGCCAGCCGCAGCAGCCGCAGGGCGGCAACCAGTTCAGCGGCGGCGCACAGCAGTCCCGCCCGCAGCCGCAGCAGCCGCAGCAGAACAGCACACCGGCGAATAATGAACCGCCAATCGACTTTGATGATGATATTCCGTTCTGA
- the uvrA gene encoding excinuclease ABC subunit UvrA → MDNIEVRGARTHNLKNINLIIPRDKLIVVTGLSGSGKSSLAFDTLYAEGQRRYVESLSAYARQFLSLMEKPDVDHIEGLSPAISIEQKSTSHNPRSTVGTITEIHDYLRLLFARVGEPRCPDHDVTLAAQTVSQMVDNVLSQPEGRRLMLLAPIVKDRKGEHSKTLENLASQGYIRARIDGEVCDLSDPPKLELHKKHTIEVVVDRFKVRDDLTQRLAESFETALELSGGSAVVADMDDSSVEELLFSANFACPICGYSMNELEPRLFSFNNPAGACPTCDGLGVQQYFDPDRVVQNPELSLSGGAIRGWDRRNFYYFQMLRSLAEHLKFDIEAPFNSLDDRSRKVILYGSGKENIEFKYVNDRGDTSVRRHPFEGVLHNMERRYKETESSAVREELAKYISNRSCVSCHGTRLRREARHVFVENTTLPTISDMSIGHAMEFFQNMKLSGQRAKIAEKVLKEIGDRLKFLVNVGLNYLSMSRSAETLSGGEAQRIRLASQIGAGLVGVMYVLDEPSIGLHQRDNERLLETLVHLRNLGNTVIVVEHDEDAIRAADHVIDIGPGAGVHGGQVVAEGTVDDIMAVEASLTGQFLSGKRGIAIPEQRVKGNPAKVMKLTGASGNNLKEVTLTLPVGLFTCITGVSGSGKSTLINDTLFPIAQRQLNGATIAEAAPYRTVTGMEHFDKVIDIDQSPIGRTPRSNPATYTGIFTPVRELFAGVPESRTRGYTPGRFSFNVRGGRCEACQGDGVIKVEMHFLPDIYVPCDQCKGKRYNRETLEVKYKGKNIHEVLEMTIEEAREFFDAVPALARKLQTLIDVGLSYIRLGQSATTLSGGEAQRVKLARELSKRGTGQTLYILDEPTTGLHFADIQQLLAVLHQLRDQGNTIVVIEHNLDVIKTADWIVDLGPEGGSGGGEILVSGTPETVAQCERSHTARFLKPLLEQ, encoded by the coding sequence ATGGATAACATCGAAGTACGGGGTGCCCGCACCCACAATTTGAAAAACATTAACCTGATCATTCCGCGCGATAAACTGATCGTTGTCACCGGGCTGTCAGGTTCCGGCAAATCCTCGCTGGCGTTTGACACGCTGTACGCGGAGGGGCAACGCCGCTACGTTGAGTCGCTCTCTGCCTATGCGCGTCAGTTTCTGTCGCTGATGGAAAAGCCGGACGTCGATCACATAGAAGGGTTGTCACCGGCGATTTCGATTGAGCAAAAATCCACCTCACACAACCCGCGTTCTACCGTCGGGACCATCACCGAAATTCACGACTACCTGCGTCTGCTGTTTGCCCGTGTCGGTGAGCCGCGCTGCCCGGATCACGACGTAACGCTGGCGGCGCAGACTGTCAGTCAGATGGTAGATAACGTGCTGTCACAGCCCGAAGGACGCCGCCTGATGCTGCTGGCCCCGATCGTTAAAGACCGCAAGGGGGAGCACAGCAAAACGCTGGAAAATCTCGCCAGCCAGGGGTATATCCGCGCGCGCATCGACGGTGAAGTATGCGATCTGTCAGATCCGCCAAAGCTGGAACTGCACAAGAAACATACCATTGAAGTGGTGGTCGATCGTTTTAAAGTACGCGACGATCTGACGCAGCGTCTGGCGGAATCGTTTGAGACCGCGCTGGAACTCTCCGGCGGCAGCGCCGTGGTCGCCGATATGGACGATTCCAGCGTCGAAGAGCTGCTGTTTTCGGCCAACTTCGCCTGCCCGATCTGCGGCTATAGCATGAACGAGCTGGAACCGCGTCTGTTCTCCTTCAACAACCCGGCCGGCGCCTGCCCAACCTGTGACGGGCTGGGCGTACAGCAGTATTTTGATCCCGATCGCGTGGTGCAAAACCCCGAACTGTCGCTTTCCGGTGGCGCAATCCGTGGCTGGGATCGTCGTAATTTCTACTATTTCCAGATGTTGCGCTCGCTGGCGGAGCATCTGAAGTTCGATATCGAAGCACCGTTTAACAGCCTTGACGACCGCTCGCGCAAAGTGATCTTGTACGGTTCCGGCAAAGAAAATATCGAATTTAAATACGTAAACGACCGTGGCGATACTTCCGTGCGCCGCCATCCGTTTGAAGGCGTTCTGCATAATATGGAGCGCCGCTATAAAGAGACCGAGTCCTCTGCGGTGCGTGAGGAGCTGGCGAAATATATCAGCAATCGCTCCTGTGTCAGCTGCCACGGCACGCGCCTGCGTCGTGAAGCGCGTCACGTTTTTGTTGAGAACACCACGCTTCCCACTATTTCGGATATGAGCATTGGTCATGCGATGGAATTCTTCCAAAATATGAAGCTCAGCGGCCAGCGCGCTAAAATTGCCGAAAAAGTGCTGAAAGAGATCGGCGACCGCCTGAAATTCCTGGTAAACGTTGGCCTCAATTACCTGTCGATGTCACGTTCGGCAGAGACGCTGTCCGGTGGGGAAGCGCAACGAATCCGTCTGGCCAGCCAGATTGGTGCCGGGCTGGTGGGCGTCATGTACGTGCTGGATGAGCCTTCCATCGGCTTGCATCAGCGCGACAACGAACGTCTGCTGGAAACCCTTGTTCACCTGCGCAATCTCGGGAATACCGTGATTGTGGTAGAGCACGACGAAGATGCCATTCGCGCCGCTGACCACGTTATTGATATCGGCCCCGGTGCCGGGGTACATGGTGGACAGGTTGTTGCTGAAGGTACGGTTGACGACATTATGGCGGTCGAAGCATCCCTGACCGGTCAGTTCCTCAGCGGAAAACGCGGCATTGCCATTCCTGAGCAGCGGGTGAAAGGTAATCCGGCCAAGGTAATGAAGCTTACCGGTGCCAGCGGTAACAACCTGAAGGAGGTTACTCTGACGCTACCGGTCGGGCTGTTTACCTGCATAACCGGGGTTTCTGGTTCCGGTAAGTCGACGTTGATTAATGACACCCTGTTCCCGATTGCCCAGCGCCAGCTCAACGGCGCGACCATTGCTGAAGCGGCCCCTTACCGTACCGTTACCGGTATGGAGCATTTCGATAAGGTTATCGACATCGACCAAAGCCCGATTGGTCGTACCCCGCGCTCCAACCCGGCAACCTATACCGGAATCTTTACCCCGGTGCGTGAGCTGTTTGCCGGCGTGCCGGAATCGCGCACCCGTGGTTATACCCCCGGGCGCTTCAGCTTCAATGTACGCGGCGGGCGTTGTGAGGCCTGCCAGGGCGACGGCGTTATCAAGGTTGAGATGCACTTCCTGCCGGATATCTACGTCCCCTGCGATCAGTGTAAGGGCAAGCGCTACAACCGCGAGACGCTGGAAGTGAAGTACAAGGGTAAGAACATTCACGAAGTGCTGGAAATGACCATTGAAGAAGCGCGTGAGTTCTTTGATGCCGTTCCGGCGCTGGCGCGCAAGCTGCAAACCCTGATTGATGTTGGCCTGTCTTATATTCGTCTTGGGCAGTCGGCGACCACGCTGTCCGGCGGTGAAGCGCAGCGCGTGAAGCTGGCGCGTGAACTGTCAAAACGCGGCACCGGCCAGACGCTGTATATCCTTGATGAACCCACTACCGGCCTGCACTTTGCAGACATCCAGCAGCTGCTGGCAGTCCTGCATCAGCTGCGCGACCAGGGCAATACCATCGTGGTTATTGAGCACAACCTTGATGTGATCAAAACCGCCGACTGGATTGTCGATCTGGGTCCGGAGGGCGGCAGCGGTGGCGGTGAGATCCTGGTATCCGGTACGCCGGAAACCGTTGCGCAGTGCGAACGTTCCCACACCGCACGCTTCCTTAAGCCACTGCTGGAGCAATAA
- a CDS encoding NAD(P)-dependent alcohol dehydrogenase: MNITHAYAAQDAKSPLAPFKYQPRELREHDVQIEVLYCGVCHSDLHQARNEWHNTVFPVVPGHEIVGRVTAVGAQGHKYKVGDLVGVGCMVDSCRTCENCKDDLEQYCEEGFVGTYNGQDRISGDITFGGYATQVVVHEDFVLKVPSNLDPAGAAPLLCAGITTFSPLHHWGVGPGKKVGIVGLGGLGHMGVKIAHAMGAHVVLFTTSASKIDDGKRLGADEVVISKDAGQMAQHTNSFDFILNTVAARHDLNPFISLLRRDGTMTLVGAPEHDHPSPQVFNLIFKRRSIAGSLIGGIKETQEMLDFCGKHNITSDIEMINIDQINDAYERILKSDVKYRFVIDISSLRA, translated from the coding sequence ATGAATATTACGCACGCTTATGCTGCCCAGGACGCAAAATCTCCGCTGGCTCCATTTAAGTACCAGCCGCGCGAACTGCGCGAACATGATGTGCAGATTGAAGTACTCTACTGCGGCGTCTGCCACTCCGACCTGCACCAGGCACGTAACGAATGGCATAACACCGTCTTCCCGGTAGTGCCCGGCCATGAAATTGTGGGCCGTGTCACGGCGGTTGGCGCACAGGGTCACAAATATAAGGTCGGTGACCTGGTCGGCGTGGGCTGTATGGTTGATTCCTGCCGTACCTGCGAGAACTGTAAAGATGACCTGGAACAGTACTGTGAAGAGGGCTTTGTCGGCACCTATAACGGCCAGGACCGCATCAGCGGCGATATCACTTTCGGTGGTTATGCCACTCAGGTCGTGGTGCATGAAGACTTTGTGCTGAAAGTTCCGTCGAACCTCGATCCGGCCGGTGCCGCCCCGCTGTTGTGCGCTGGCATTACTACTTTCTCACCGCTGCATCACTGGGGCGTTGGTCCGGGTAAAAAAGTTGGCATCGTTGGCCTGGGGGGCCTCGGTCACATGGGCGTGAAAATCGCCCATGCGATGGGCGCCCATGTCGTGCTGTTTACCACATCGGCGTCAAAAATCGACGATGGTAAGCGCCTCGGTGCAGACGAAGTGGTGATCTCTAAAGATGCCGGCCAGATGGCACAACATACCAATAGTTTTGACTTTATTCTCAATACCGTTGCCGCCCGGCACGATCTGAACCCATTTATCAGCCTGCTGCGCCGCGATGGCACCATGACGCTGGTTGGAGCACCTGAACATGATCATCCGTCACCACAAGTATTTAATCTGATCTTTAAACGCCGCAGCATTGCCGGTTCACTGATCGGCGGAATTAAAGAGACTCAAGAGATGTTAGATTTCTGCGGTAAGCATAATATCACCTCAGATATCGAGATGATTAACATTGACCAGATTAACGATGCTTACGAGCGCATTTTGAAAAGCGACGTGAAATATCGCTTCGTTATCGATATCAGTTCACTGCGCGCGTAA
- a CDS encoding inverse autotransporter beta domain-containing protein, whose translation MKITHQQPIPLRIKLFAWANIGVQSAFPLTLAFTPATAGAGIDRHIYETAKEQPSKTRIYVLSHGETSASVAKKFHITPEALRKLNLLRTFAHGFDNVQPGDELDVPAVMQGGKAAPPAIIWDKDEPATSTSKEDAGARKMADIASRTGDFLSNSPGGDAALSMARGQASAEASGQVQKWLNQFGTARVQLEADEHFSLKNSQIDLLIPFYERKDRLLFTQGSLHRTDDRTQANFGFGLRYFAPSYMLGGNIFGDYDLSRDHSRTGVGVEYWRDFLKLSANGYLRLSDWRDSPNMMDYQERPANGWDIRAQAWLPSLPQLGGKLTYEQYYGKGVALFGKENLQQNPHAVTAGVNFTPFPLLTLGAEHRQGASGKNDKRISADFSYRLGMPWQQQINPQAVATMRSLAGSRYDLVERNNHILLQYRKKEMVRLHTVDRVTGYAGEKKSLGVSVNSNYGLERIDWSASSLLASGGKLVREDAGNWSVILPEHKPGAQAVNTWTISGVAVDKKGNVSARADTQVTVSQAAIDASMSPVTPAKITLLADGKTQQQLVLKINDRDGKPVDIAESEISVLKESKLRAAGVTTMTEFSRSAVGEYIATLTAGTLPESFTIVPSARNIRFAPVSVELVANADSVVIKDPISVTPASAVVGTTVTYAAVLTDKQGNPQGAGIPVNWSANDGSTLDAQTTSSDETGTVVVTLTRMQPGTAKVSLTIPSGKYPAPDVVFSADVPDESRSELTLSPPVINAGKDRATLALILRDKNGNLLSGNSVRGQSDNSMVNISDGEEIPNNPGHYRMTVTAIKAGKATLSVKVDGKPFGHSKTLTITGASLTPDLSFAHAQQNVTWTKNFSGSQAVNGLPDGVEQKWSSADESVATVNEVGKVTLLKSGQTTITVKTSGNDQFIPGQASYLLKIDRADPQLQVRDGSPIATQWADGKVWSVTPTFGNTDANNSLEATYTSKNTEVVTVADNGELKAVKPGSTSITVSTPETAQFKAASVDVAYQLEKGTVDLSFKEDVITTTDEETFTLQLPEKPIPSDAVIRWKSADVEVLNISSTGSLQGKASKGKTRLTLNVADNDYYHASSGYYDVRIYSKPSVVIDHVNYINKGSLANKGAWTPVFTVDNLSVSWATDNSNEFSKAKLISVSLKDSKGNVLAQKIVDHSSGSGMATFEPKTSFWGTELHVELMAQGYGKLINTNKSAGIHVKNLPPDQIWKRLSVKSRARIYSDNGVESTCREIAGPAGKEHWVNAIVDGGEIDFNGKVLISPMNFTGLMRGEQNGHARSGQFPNIHRNIVSTAPITFGATQIGRECWKSHDGSYFVGARVNYYGKDFEYWAADPHNWFGSGSAINKPYVDIIK comes from the coding sequence GTGAAAATAACACACCAGCAGCCCATCCCCTTACGCATAAAGCTATTTGCCTGGGCAAATATTGGCGTACAGTCCGCTTTTCCGTTAACTCTGGCTTTTACGCCAGCCACGGCAGGAGCCGGCATTGACCGCCATATTTACGAGACGGCGAAGGAGCAACCCAGCAAGACACGGATATACGTCCTGTCTCATGGTGAAACCTCCGCGTCGGTAGCAAAAAAATTCCACATAACCCCGGAAGCACTGCGCAAGCTCAACCTGCTGCGCACCTTCGCACACGGTTTTGATAACGTGCAGCCCGGCGATGAACTGGATGTACCTGCAGTTATGCAGGGGGGTAAAGCGGCTCCTCCTGCAATAATCTGGGACAAAGATGAGCCAGCCACGTCGACCTCGAAGGAAGACGCCGGGGCCAGGAAAATGGCCGATATAGCCTCCCGGACAGGCGATTTTCTGTCAAATAGTCCAGGCGGGGACGCGGCTTTATCCATGGCTCGCGGTCAGGCCAGCGCCGAGGCCAGCGGGCAGGTACAGAAGTGGCTGAATCAGTTCGGTACCGCGCGCGTTCAGCTGGAGGCAGATGAACATTTTTCGCTGAAAAACTCTCAGATTGACCTGCTTATCCCTTTTTACGAGCGAAAGGACAGGCTTCTCTTCACACAGGGCAGCCTGCACCGTACTGATGACCGCACCCAAGCTAACTTCGGGTTCGGGCTGCGTTACTTCGCGCCCTCGTACATGCTTGGTGGCAATATCTTCGGTGACTATGATCTCTCACGCGACCATAGCCGCACGGGGGTAGGCGTGGAATACTGGCGTGATTTCCTGAAGCTGTCTGCCAACGGTTATCTGCGCCTTAGCGACTGGCGGGATTCGCCGAATATGATGGACTATCAGGAGCGCCCGGCCAACGGTTGGGACATTCGTGCACAGGCCTGGTTGCCATCGCTGCCACAGCTGGGTGGTAAGCTCACCTACGAGCAATATTACGGCAAGGGGGTGGCGCTGTTCGGCAAGGAAAACCTGCAGCAGAACCCACACGCCGTCACGGCGGGGGTGAATTTCACCCCGTTCCCGCTGCTAACGCTTGGCGCAGAGCATCGTCAGGGGGCGTCAGGAAAAAATGACAAGCGAATAAGCGCCGACTTCAGCTATCGGCTGGGCATGCCGTGGCAGCAGCAGATTAATCCACAGGCAGTAGCCACAATGCGCAGCCTGGCGGGAAGCCGTTATGACCTGGTAGAGCGAAATAATCATATTCTGCTGCAATATCGCAAAAAAGAGATGGTACGGCTGCATACGGTCGATCGGGTGACCGGCTATGCCGGGGAAAAGAAGTCGCTGGGCGTATCGGTCAACAGTAATTACGGTCTGGAACGCATCGATTGGTCGGCCTCCTCCCTGCTGGCTTCCGGAGGGAAACTGGTACGCGAAGACGCGGGCAACTGGAGCGTGATACTGCCGGAACATAAGCCCGGCGCTCAGGCCGTTAATACCTGGACAATCAGCGGTGTAGCGGTGGACAAAAAAGGGAACGTTTCTGCCAGAGCCGATACGCAAGTGACTGTCTCACAGGCAGCCATCGACGCCAGTATGAGTCCGGTTACTCCGGCAAAAATAACGCTCCTGGCAGATGGAAAAACGCAGCAGCAGCTGGTCCTCAAGATTAACGATCGCGATGGCAAACCGGTTGATATTGCGGAAAGCGAAATCAGCGTTTTGAAGGAATCAAAACTGCGTGCCGCTGGCGTCACAACGATGACTGAATTCAGCCGCAGCGCAGTCGGAGAATATATCGCCACGCTCACGGCCGGCACGCTGCCGGAATCGTTCACCATCGTCCCTTCAGCGCGAAACATTCGTTTTGCACCGGTAAGCGTAGAGCTGGTGGCGAACGCGGATTCGGTGGTGATTAAAGATCCCATCAGCGTCACGCCGGCTTCTGCCGTCGTGGGAACCACAGTGACCTATGCTGCCGTATTGACGGATAAGCAAGGCAACCCGCAGGGAGCCGGTATCCCGGTGAACTGGAGCGCCAATGATGGCAGCACCTTAGATGCACAGACGACCAGTAGCGACGAAACCGGCACGGTCGTGGTGACCCTGACGCGCATGCAGCCGGGTACGGCAAAGGTCAGCCTGACCATACCATCGGGCAAATATCCCGCGCCGGATGTCGTGTTTAGCGCTGATGTTCCTGATGAAAGCCGCTCTGAACTCACTCTGTCACCGCCAGTTATCAATGCCGGAAAAGATCGGGCAACGCTGGCGCTGATCCTGCGTGATAAAAATGGCAATCTGCTGTCCGGTAATTCGGTACGTGGACAAAGCGACAACAGCATGGTCAACATTAGTGACGGCGAGGAAATCCCGAATAATCCAGGCCACTATCGTATGACGGTCACCGCCATTAAAGCAGGTAAGGCCACGCTGTCAGTGAAGGTCGACGGTAAACCATTCGGTCATAGCAAGACGCTGACCATAACGGGCGCCAGCCTGACTCCCGATCTGAGCTTTGCTCATGCCCAACAAAATGTGACCTGGACCAAAAACTTTAGCGGATCGCAGGCTGTAAACGGCCTACCCGATGGCGTTGAACAGAAGTGGTCGAGTGCGGATGAGAGCGTGGCAACGGTGAATGAAGTGGGCAAGGTGACTTTACTGAAATCGGGTCAAACTACCATCACGGTGAAAACGTCAGGGAATGACCAATTCATTCCGGGACAGGCCAGTTATCTGCTGAAGATTGACAGGGCAGATCCACAGCTGCAAGTCCGGGACGGTAGCCCCATTGCAACCCAGTGGGCCGACGGTAAGGTCTGGAGCGTTACGCCAACCTTCGGCAATACCGACGCAAATAATAGCCTGGAAGCGACCTATACCAGCAAAAACACCGAGGTCGTGACGGTGGCAGATAACGGAGAATTAAAGGCAGTGAAACCGGGCAGCACCAGCATAACGGTAAGTACGCCGGAGACAGCCCAGTTTAAGGCCGCCTCTGTTGATGTGGCCTACCAGCTGGAAAAAGGAACCGTCGACCTCAGCTTCAAAGAGGATGTAATAACTACAACGGATGAAGAAACCTTCACGCTGCAATTGCCCGAAAAACCAATTCCCTCAGATGCCGTTATCAGATGGAAGTCTGCCGATGTAGAAGTACTGAACATATCCAGTACGGGAAGCCTACAGGGAAAAGCCAGTAAGGGTAAAACCCGGCTCACGCTCAACGTGGCTGACAACGACTATTACCACGCCAGTTCCGGCTATTACGATGTGCGGATTTACAGTAAACCCTCTGTCGTCATAGATCATGTTAATTATATCAACAAAGGCTCGTTAGCGAATAAAGGTGCGTGGACGCCGGTATTTACCGTGGACAACCTCTCTGTGTCATGGGCTACCGATAATTCAAATGAATTCAGCAAAGCAAAATTAATTAGTGTTTCCCTGAAAGACAGTAAAGGAAATGTGCTTGCGCAGAAAATAGTGGATCACTCTTCAGGAAGTGGAATGGCCACATTCGAGCCGAAAACTTCGTTCTGGGGTACGGAACTTCACGTAGAGCTGATGGCGCAAGGATATGGCAAGCTCATCAATACGAATAAATCAGCCGGGATACACGTGAAAAATTTACCGCCAGATCAAATCTGGAAAAGATTATCCGTAAAATCTCGCGCCAGAATTTATTCTGATAATGGAGTCGAATCAACCTGCCGGGAAATCGCGGGACCAGCGGGAAAAGAACATTGGGTTAATGCCATTGTTGACGGAGGTGAGATAGATTTTAACGGTAAGGTATTAATATCGCCGATGAACTTTACCGGACTGATGCGCGGAGAACAAAACGGTCATGCTCGCAGTGGTCAATTTCCAAATATCCACCGCAATATAGTTTCAACAGCACCGATTACATTCGGCGCCACACAAATTGGCCGTGAGTGCTGGAAAAGCCACGACGGCAGCTATTTTGTAGGGGCGAGAGTTAACTATTACGGTAAAGATTTTGAATATTGGGCTGCTGATCCTCATAACTGGTTTGGCAGCGGCAGCGCAATAAACAAGCCTTATGTTGATATTATAAAATAA
- a CDS encoding MmcQ/YjbR family DNA-binding protein, whose product MEVSELLAYCASKPGAQQSEHRDWNAIQFKVNEVLFAMFYEVGGRPAIDLKSSPTLADMIRDQHGDVQASTYLNPSHWNTVLLDGSLNDSQIYYLVDASLQQVQR is encoded by the coding sequence ATGGAAGTATCTGAACTACTGGCTTATTGCGCAAGTAAACCGGGCGCGCAGCAGAGCGAACACCGCGACTGGAACGCGATCCAGTTCAAGGTGAATGAGGTGCTGTTTGCGATGTTCTACGAGGTGGGCGGGCGCCCGGCAATAGACTTAAAAAGCAGCCCAACGCTGGCTGACATGATACGTGACCAGCATGGCGACGTGCAGGCGAGCACGTATTTGAATCCGTCGCACTGGAACACCGTGCTGCTGGATGGATCGCTGAATGATTCGCAAATTTACTATCTGGTGGATGCGTCTTTGCAGCAGGTGCAGCGCTAA